One genomic region from Desulfobaccales bacterium encodes:
- a CDS encoding MarR family transcriptional regulator, with protein sequence MNDDRYPIQDSLGFIIYRTALALKSALQRCFKENGYEITAEQWAIIRHLGEEDGISQREIGEKASKDKPNITRMLDALEKKHLIFRAPDSRDRRKYCIYLTKEGKHLKTRLLPLTRSLRERATQNLPQTEIELLKLTLNKIYQNIGNL encoded by the coding sequence ATGAACGATGACCGCTATCCCATTCAGGATTCCCTGGGCTTCATTATCTACCGGACGGCCCTGGCCCTCAAGTCAGCCCTGCAGCGCTGCTTTAAAGAGAACGGCTATGAGATTACCGCCGAGCAATGGGCCATCATCCGCCATCTCGGGGAGGAAGACGGCATTTCCCAACGGGAAATCGGCGAGAAGGCCTCCAAGGACAAACCCAATATCACCAGAATGCTGGATGCCTTAGAGAAGAAACACCTGATCTTTCGCGCCCCCGACTCCCGAGACCGGCGTAAGTATTGCATTTACCTCACCAAAGAAGGCAAGCATCTTAAGACCCGCCTCTTGCCCCTGACCCGAAGCCTGCGGGAGAGAGCCACCCAAAACCTGCCCCAAACCGAAATCGAACTCCTCAAGCTTACCTTAAACAAAATTTATCAGAATATCGGCAACCTCTGA
- a CDS encoding efflux RND transporter periplasmic adaptor subunit, which yields MNLMNLRLKLADKRTIIIAAGVLVALLALVGFLQRGSNGVAFRTVPVKQGDLLATISATGTVEPEEVVDIGAQVAGRIVSFGKDKNGEEVDYGSVVEAGMVLARIDDALYAADAASAKAQLAQAKAAVQKAQADLGQMKAKLVQTENDWARARKLGPSDALSQTDFDASRSAFEVAKANLAVGKAAIVQAQGTVAQAEATLKRALQNLSYCTIISPVKGVIIDRRVNIGQTVVASLNAPSLFLLAKDLKRLQVWVSVNEADIGHIQPGQAVTFTVDAFPGEVFSGEVGKVRLNATMTQNVVTYTVEIITDNSSGKLLPYLTANVNFIVGERKNVLLVPNAALRWVPLSDQIAPESRTAKKEGKGTGSPSQVKSPAAANKEQASGVVWVPQGSQVRPIKVKLGLSDGSLTEVSSSELKDGTLLVVGEMNSQPAGQPAPGGSPFTPQIFKKPANGK from the coding sequence ATGAACCTGATGAACCTTAGGTTAAAGCTTGCCGATAAACGGACCATAATAATCGCTGCCGGAGTTTTGGTGGCCCTTTTGGCGCTCGTGGGGTTCCTGCAGCGCGGCAGCAACGGGGTGGCGTTTCGCACCGTCCCGGTGAAACAGGGAGACCTGCTGGCCACTATCAGCGCCACCGGCACGGTGGAGCCCGAGGAAGTGGTCGATATCGGGGCCCAAGTCGCGGGCAGGATTGTGTCCTTTGGTAAGGATAAGAATGGCGAGGAGGTTGACTACGGCTCCGTTGTCGAGGCCGGGATGGTGCTGGCCCGGATCGACGATGCCCTCTACGCCGCGGATGCGGCCTCGGCCAAAGCCCAACTGGCTCAGGCCAAAGCCGCGGTCCAGAAAGCCCAAGCCGATCTAGGGCAAATGAAGGCCAAGCTCGTTCAGACCGAGAACGACTGGGCGCGGGCCCGCAAGCTGGGACCATCGGACGCCCTGTCGCAAACCGACTTCGACGCGTCTCGTTCAGCCTTTGAAGTTGCCAAGGCCAATCTCGCCGTTGGCAAAGCCGCCATAGTCCAGGCGCAAGGCACCGTGGCCCAGGCCGAAGCCACCTTGAAGCGGGCTCTGCAAAACCTGAGTTACTGCACCATTATCTCGCCGGTCAAAGGGGTGATCATCGACCGGCGGGTCAACATCGGCCAGACCGTTGTGGCCAGTCTCAATGCTCCCAGTCTCTTTCTGCTGGCCAAGGATCTGAAGCGTCTCCAGGTCTGGGTCTCGGTCAATGAAGCGGATATCGGCCATATCCAACCGGGCCAGGCGGTCACCTTTACCGTTGATGCCTTCCCCGGTGAGGTCTTTTCGGGGGAAGTAGGAAAGGTGCGGCTCAACGCCACCATGACCCAAAACGTGGTCACCTACACCGTGGAGATTATCACTGATAATTCCAGCGGCAAACTATTGCCTTATCTGACCGCGAACGTCAATTTTATTGTGGGCGAACGCAAGAATGTCCTGCTCGTTCCCAACGCCGCGCTACGCTGGGTGCCCCTGTCGGACCAGATAGCCCCGGAGTCTCGAACCGCTAAAAAGGAAGGGAAGGGGACCGGCTCGCCATCTCAAGTGAAGTCACCGGCCGCGGCCAACAAGGAGCAAGCCAGTGGGGTCGTATGGGTTCCGCAAGGCTCTCAGGTGCGTCCCATCAAGGTCAAGCTCGGGCTGAGCGACGGCAGCCTGACGGAAGTTTCGAGCAGCGAACTCAAGGACGGGACTCTCTTGGTGGTGGGCGAAATGAATAGTCAGCCGGCGGGACAACCTGCACCCGGCGGCAGCCCCTTTACCCCGCAAATTTTCAAAAAGCCCGCCAATGGCAAATAA
- a CDS encoding ABC transporter permease, with the protein MEFIELRDLHKTYNLGEIEVPVLKGISLTIARGEFVALMGTSGSGKTTLMNILGCLDRPTSGEYWLDGQDVVAMSADEWAQLRNQKIGFVFQSFNLLPRTSALENVIMPLSYTAEHLSDRESRQRAEDLLRRVGLGDRQDHEPSQLSGGQQQRVAIARALVNHPTILFADEPTGNLDSHTSEEVLELFRELNEEEGVTIILVTHDANVARSAKRVIRITDGMVEAEAPQIQKAQGSQISAAPPGGSEVVGKLRTGLAWLRLQWMVRTALHGLRRNVMRAALTTLGIVIGVAAVIAMMEIGRGSSSAIQATIASMGANNLLVLPGTASSGGVSFGGGSNMTLTPQDAEAILNECPAVRGAVPVVRARTQVIYGNRNWVPAFIYGTTPAWLDVREWGLAEGDMFTDRDVRNASKVCVLGQRLVRELFQGESPLGKEVRVKNVSFRVVGVLTSKGANMMGMDQDDVLLAPWTTIKFRVTGSSAETANQSAAAASGSGSSTSTTVNTLNQIYPTSQKKLYPEQSATQQADTPLPVRFINVDQILTAGRSTQEIPAAIKQITQILRERHRIGPGEPDDFNIRDMTEMTKALSSTGTMMTKLLLAVALISLLVGGVGIMNIMLVSVTERTREIGLRMAVGAWARDILQQFLAESVILCFCGGAVGILVGRGISMLVRVLLQWPTALSLEAIVAAFAVSVTVGIVFGFYPAWKAAHLDPIIALRYE; encoded by the coding sequence ATGGAATTTATCGAGCTGCGCGACCTACATAAAACGTATAACCTGGGCGAAATCGAGGTGCCGGTGCTCAAAGGCATCTCGCTGACCATTGCCCGGGGCGAGTTCGTTGCCCTGATGGGTACCTCGGGTTCAGGTAAGACCACGCTGATGAACATCCTGGGGTGCCTCGACCGCCCCACTTCCGGAGAATACTGGCTGGACGGGCAGGATGTAGTGGCCATGTCTGCCGATGAGTGGGCCCAACTCCGGAACCAGAAAATCGGCTTCGTCTTCCAGAGTTTTAACCTGCTGCCGCGGACCAGCGCCCTGGAAAATGTGATCATGCCTCTGTCGTATACCGCAGAGCACCTGTCCGACCGGGAGTCGCGCCAGCGGGCCGAAGACTTGCTCCGACGGGTAGGTTTAGGGGATCGGCAGGATCACGAACCCTCTCAGCTCTCCGGCGGGCAGCAACAGCGGGTGGCCATTGCCCGCGCCCTGGTCAACCATCCCACCATTCTGTTTGCGGATGAGCCCACCGGCAACCTGGACTCCCATACCAGTGAAGAAGTCCTGGAATTATTTCGCGAGCTCAACGAAGAGGAAGGGGTGACCATTATTCTGGTCACTCACGACGCCAACGTCGCCCGCTCCGCCAAGCGGGTCATCAGGATTACCGACGGGATGGTGGAAGCCGAAGCACCCCAAATTCAAAAGGCTCAAGGGAGCCAGATTAGCGCAGCGCCCCCGGGGGGCTCAGAAGTCGTGGGCAAGCTGCGCACCGGACTCGCGTGGCTACGGCTCCAATGGATGGTGCGGACCGCGCTGCACGGCTTGCGCCGCAACGTCATGCGGGCGGCTCTGACGACCTTGGGCATCGTTATCGGCGTGGCTGCGGTCATCGCCATGATGGAGATCGGGCGCGGTTCTTCGAGCGCGATCCAGGCAACCATCGCCAGTATGGGGGCCAATAACCTGTTAGTCTTACCGGGTACGGCCTCCAGCGGCGGCGTGAGCTTCGGGGGGGGCAGCAACATGACCCTTACCCCCCAGGACGCTGAGGCTATCTTGAACGAGTGCCCGGCGGTCAGAGGCGCAGTGCCCGTCGTCCGAGCCCGGACCCAGGTCATTTACGGCAACCGCAACTGGGTGCCCGCCTTTATTTACGGCACCACGCCCGCCTGGCTCGACGTGCGGGAATGGGGCCTGGCCGAGGGCGACATGTTCACGGATCGGGATGTCCGCAATGCCAGCAAGGTTTGTGTGTTGGGCCAGAGGCTGGTTCGGGAGCTTTTCCAAGGCGAGTCGCCTCTCGGCAAAGAAGTTCGGGTTAAAAACGTCTCCTTCCGGGTGGTCGGGGTCCTCACCAGCAAAGGGGCCAACATGATGGGCATGGATCAGGACGATGTCCTGCTGGCTCCCTGGACGACAATTAAATTCCGGGTGACCGGTTCGTCGGCGGAGACCGCTAACCAGAGCGCCGCCGCCGCCAGTGGTTCCGGGTCCAGCACCTCCACGACGGTTAACACCCTGAACCAGATTTATCCCACCAGCCAGAAGAAGCTGTACCCCGAGCAATCGGCTACTCAGCAGGCCGACACGCCGCTGCCGGTGCGGTTTATCAATGTGGATCAGATCCTAACCGCGGGTCGCTCCACCCAGGAAATTCCTGCCGCCATCAAGCAAATCACCCAGATACTGCGAGAGCGGCACCGGATTGGCCCGGGAGAACCTGATGACTTCAACATCCGGGATATGACCGAAATGACCAAGGCCCTGTCTTCCACCGGCACCATGATGACCAAACTTTTACTGGCGGTGGCCCTGATCTCGCTGTTGGTGGGGGGCGTCGGGATCATGAATATTATGCTGGTGTCGGTGACGGAGCGGACCCGGGAGATCGGCTTGCGCATGGCCGTGGGCGCCTGGGCCCGGGATATTCTCCAGCAATTCCTGGCGGAATCCGTGATCCTGTGTTTCTGCGGCGGGGCTGTGGGTATCCTGGTAGGACGGGGAATATCTATGTTAGTAAGGGTGTTGCTGCAGTGGCCGACGGCGTTGTCTCTGGAGGCGATCGTTGCGGCTTTTGCGGTCTCGGTCACCGTGGGCATTGTGTTCGGCTTTTACCCGGCCTGGAAGGCCGCCCATCTGGACCCGATCATTGCGTTGCGGTATGAATAG
- a CDS encoding transposase translates to MKVKKDGSTGFPACAPEVALLIKRRNLPHWQLQGSTYFVTFRLRSGIMSEDERRMVLDAVKHFHKIKYLITTAVVMLDHVHLIMKPVVNGPNAEFSLSKILQSIKGFTARQINKVRGAKGAIWQAESYDRIVRDYDEYLEKWQYIRNNPVKTGLSERPDEYPFLWEPGEALEAI, encoded by the coding sequence ATGAAAGTTAAAAAGGACGGTAGCACAGGCTTTCCAGCCTGTGCGCCAGAGGTTGCCTTATTAATAAAACGGCGCAATTTGCCACACTGGCAATTGCAAGGAAGCACTTATTTTGTTACTTTTCGTCTTAGATCAGGAATTATGTCTGAAGATGAAAGAAGAATGGTTTTAGATGCTGTAAAACATTTCCATAAGATAAAATATTTGATAACTACAGCAGTAGTGATGCTAGATCATGTTCATTTAATTATGAAACCAGTTGTGAATGGGCCTAACGCTGAATTTTCCTTAAGCAAGATTTTACAAAGTATTAAAGGCTTCACTGCTCGGCAAATAAATAAAGTCAGGGGTGCCAAAGGGGCTATATGGCAGGCTGAAAGTTATGATCGCATTGTCAGAGATTATGATGAATATCTGGAAAAATGGCAATATATTCGTAATAATCCGGTTAAAACAGGACTAAGCGAACGTCCTGATGAGTATCCTTTTCTCTGGGAGCCAGGGGAAGCATTAGAAGCAATCTAA
- a CDS encoding efflux transporter outer membrane subunit: MSLSTGTGRNNNNNRLILRLSLVALCLLVAAGCAVGPDYRPPQTEVPKTWDGQNIVTPEQPSKTTNQPVALVDWWQAFKDPSLSSLVEMAIRANLDVRLAEARIRQARAALGVAGAPLWPGVEASALYERSQGSSETVTSGGPALATAGGLRKLFQVGLDASWELDIFGGTRRNIEAAGADLQAAVEDRRDVLVTLVGEVGNNYLNLRGFQQQIAIARQNLKAQKHTAEITRKRFNAGFVGALDVANADAQVATTEAQIPGLESSARAAVYSLGVLLGREPAALEKELTQATPIPPTPLEIPVGLPSELLRRRPDIRRAEAQIHAATARIGVATADLFPKFSLTGSFGFSSNDLTKLGNLSSSKFWSFGPTVTWPIFAGGRIVYNIRVQDALTEQALLTYQKTVLTALKDVETALVAYAKEQQRRKSLAIAVTNNRKAVDLAMKLYVAGKTGFLNVLTAQLNLYTTENALVQSTNIVDTNLVALYKALGGGWENASMPDPKAQGYIDQLKRLSDKKVNQE, encoded by the coding sequence ATGTCCTTATCAACTGGAACTGGCCGGAACAATAATAATAACAGGCTCATCTTGAGGTTAAGCCTGGTCGCCCTTTGCCTGCTGGTTGCGGCAGGCTGCGCCGTGGGCCCCGATTACCGGCCGCCGCAGACAGAGGTCCCGAAAACTTGGGACGGCCAAAATATCGTCACGCCGGAGCAACCCAGCAAAACCACGAACCAACCGGTAGCCCTGGTGGATTGGTGGCAGGCTTTTAAAGATCCATCTCTTTCTTCCCTGGTGGAAATGGCGATTCGCGCCAATCTGGATGTGCGCCTGGCCGAGGCGCGTATCCGCCAGGCTCGGGCAGCCCTGGGAGTCGCGGGCGCGCCCCTCTGGCCGGGGGTTGAGGCCTCGGCGCTTTATGAGCGCAGCCAAGGCTCCAGCGAGACCGTAACCTCGGGAGGTCCCGCGCTGGCAACCGCCGGTGGGCTTCGGAAATTATTTCAGGTGGGCTTGGATGCCAGTTGGGAATTGGATATATTCGGGGGCACGCGCCGGAACATCGAGGCTGCCGGGGCCGATCTCCAGGCCGCAGTGGAGGACCGCCGCGACGTTCTCGTAACCCTGGTGGGGGAGGTGGGAAACAACTATCTCAACCTCCGGGGCTTTCAGCAGCAGATAGCCATTGCCCGCCAAAACCTGAAGGCGCAAAAGCATACTGCCGAAATCACCCGGAAGCGCTTTAATGCCGGCTTTGTGGGCGCCCTGGACGTAGCCAATGCCGACGCCCAGGTAGCCACCACCGAAGCCCAGATTCCGGGCCTAGAGTCCTCGGCCCGGGCAGCCGTTTACAGCCTGGGGGTGCTCTTGGGCCGGGAGCCCGCGGCCCTGGAAAAGGAACTGACCCAAGCCACTCCGATTCCTCCTACCCCCTTGGAAATTCCGGTAGGACTGCCTTCCGAGCTGCTCCGGCGCCGCCCGGACATCCGCCGGGCTGAAGCCCAGATCCATGCCGCCACGGCCCGCATCGGGGTGGCCACTGCCGACTTGTTCCCCAAGTTCTCGTTGACCGGCAGTTTCGGCTTTTCCAGCAATGACCTGACCAAGCTGGGGAATTTGAGCAGCAGTAAATTCTGGTCCTTCGGTCCCACCGTCACCTGGCCGATCTTCGCCGGTGGCCGCATCGTGTATAATATAAGAGTTCAGGATGCTCTCACCGAGCAAGCCCTGCTCACTTATCAAAAGACCGTGCTGACCGCGCTGAAGGATGTGGAAACCGCTTTGGTGGCTTACGCTAAGGAACAGCAACGGCGCAAATCTTTGGCCATAGCCGTGACCAATAACCGCAAGGCGGTGGACCTGGCCATGAAACTTTATGTTGCCGGCAAGACGGGTTTCTTGAACGTACTCACCGCGCAGCTTAACCTTTATACCACCGAAAACGCCCTGGTGCAGAGCACCAACATTGTGGACACCAACCTGGTTGCCCTCTACAAGGCGTTGGGCGGCGGCTGGGAAAACGCCTCTATGCCAGACCCTAAGGCGCAGGGATACATTGACCAACTGAAGCGGTTGTCCGATAAAAAAGTGAACCAGGAATAG
- the rlmD gene encoding 23S rRNA (uracil(1939)-C(5))-methyltransferase RlmD, translating to MSAEHPQASGAALSKGAEVDLAIEKLAFGGKALGRVDGFVVFVDHAVPGQKVRVQITRKKSQFAEARVVQVLEQSPAYAAPFCPHFGLCGGCQWQDVAYAEQLYWKRLHVQECLRHLAGLSPGDILPPVASPQRYYRNKMEFTFAPQAWHSTGDQAVGRTSHHGGCALGLHVGASFDQIFNLEHCFLQSLQAPAIVQEVRSLCGKSGLSAYNTRTQRGFWRFLVVREGKNTGQTLVHLITTDQGKPAVVETLATLLVAAFPGITSVVHSRSQKKAQLAYGEASRTLYGPGYIEEQINDLRLRVSAQAFLQTNTAAAAGLYDAIRRLGEFTGQETVWDLYCGAGAIALSLAPHVARVVGFELIETAVHDAYLNSRLNGIENCQFLAGDLKERLRETHRDIPGQPGPDVVITDPPRAGMHPQVVQTLLALAPPRLIYVSCNPATLARDLALLQEHYDILSIQPFDLFPQTSHIECLAHLTRRHPVPA from the coding sequence ATGTCCGCGGAGCATCCCCAGGCCTCTGGCGCGGCGTTGTCCAAGGGCGCGGAGGTTGATCTTGCCATTGAAAAGCTGGCCTTTGGCGGCAAAGCCCTGGGCCGGGTGGACGGTTTCGTGGTGTTCGTGGATCATGCCGTGCCCGGACAAAAGGTGCGGGTGCAGATTACCCGGAAAAAATCCCAGTTCGCCGAAGCCCGGGTAGTCCAGGTCCTGGAGCAGTCCCCGGCATATGCGGCGCCCTTCTGCCCTCATTTTGGGCTCTGCGGCGGCTGCCAATGGCAAGATGTGGCTTATGCGGAGCAATTGTACTGGAAACGGCTCCACGTGCAGGAATGCCTCCGGCATCTGGCGGGCCTGAGTCCCGGAGATATCCTGCCGCCGGTGGCCTCACCGCAGCGTTATTACCGCAACAAGATGGAGTTTACCTTTGCGCCCCAGGCCTGGCACTCTACCGGCGACCAGGCGGTGGGAAGAACCTCGCACCATGGCGGCTGCGCCCTGGGGTTGCACGTGGGGGCCTCTTTCGACCAGATTTTCAACCTGGAGCACTGCTTTCTGCAGTCTCTCCAGGCCCCGGCCATAGTACAAGAGGTGCGAAGTTTATGTGGCAAAAGCGGCTTGTCGGCCTATAACACCCGAACTCAGCGGGGCTTCTGGCGATTTCTGGTGGTGCGGGAAGGCAAAAATACCGGCCAGACGCTGGTGCATCTTATCACCACCGACCAGGGCAAGCCGGCCGTGGTGGAGACCCTGGCCACTCTCCTGGTAGCCGCGTTTCCGGGTATTACTAGTGTGGTTCACTCCCGCAGCCAGAAAAAGGCTCAACTGGCCTATGGCGAGGCCAGCCGCACCTTATATGGACCCGGATATATTGAAGAGCAGATCAATGATTTGCGGCTGCGAGTCTCGGCACAGGCTTTCCTCCAGACCAACACCGCGGCTGCCGCAGGCCTGTATGACGCCATCAGACGGCTGGGAGAGTTCACCGGGCAGGAGACCGTTTGGGATCTTTACTGCGGCGCCGGCGCCATCGCCCTGTCGTTGGCCCCCCATGTGGCCCGGGTGGTGGGCTTTGAACTGATTGAAACCGCGGTGCACGATGCCTACCTCAATAGCCGACTCAACGGGATAGAAAATTGCCAGTTCCTGGCAGGAGATTTGAAAGAGCGACTCCGGGAGACCCATCGGGACATCCCCGGTCAGCCTGGTCCCGATGTGGTAATCACCGACCCGCCCCGGGCCGGCATGCACCCCCAGGTAGTGCAAACGCTCCTGGCGCTTGCCCCCCCGCGCCTCATCTATGTCTCCTGCAATCCCGCCACCCTGGCCCGGGACCTGGCCCTCCTCCAGGAGCACTACGATATCCTCAGCATCCAACCCTTTGATCTCTTTCCTCAGACCTCCCACATTGAATGCCTGGCGCACCTTACCAGACGCCATCCGGTTCCGGCCTAA
- a CDS encoding DUF2277 domain-containing protein has protein sequence MCRNIKTLFNLEPPVTDEEIRAVSLQFVRKVSGFHKPSKVNEAAFLAAVDEIAAVSRNLLNSLETKAPPRDRTEVAAKAQARAVQRLPIR, from the coding sequence ATGTGTAGGAACATCAAGACACTCTTTAACTTAGAGCCGCCTGTGACGGACGAAGAGATTCGCGCAGTCTCGCTACAATTCGTGAGAAAAGTGAGCGGCTTCCACAAACCATCGAAGGTAAACGAAGCTGCATTCCTGGCGGCTGTTGACGAGATAGCGGCAGTTTCCAGAAACCTCTTGAACTCCCTGGAGACAAAAGCACCACCGAGGGACCGTACAGAAGTGGCTGCCAAGGCACAAGCACGCGCAGTTCAGAGGCTACCCATCAGATGA
- a CDS encoding site-specific integrase has product MPPLKRIKTNYPGVFYIDGVSTATGKPERIYYIRYRRAGREVEEPCGRQYQDDMTPARASRIRAEKIDGKAPSRREKREAERAIKWTLDRLWQEYIGPKPDTKGFRTDRYRYQKFLQATLGPKEPQEITMIAVHRLRINLSKTLSAKTVKNVLELLERIVNFGTKKGLCAGLGFKPEHPRINNQRTEDLSPEQLADLLSAINADPDIQAGNLMKMALVTGMRRGELLKLQWQHIDFDKGFIHIIDPKGGKDQTIPLNQSARDILENHPKVNDSPFVFPGRGGGQRVEMRRPIDRIRKAAGLPADFRPLHGLRHTFASMLASSGEVDLYTLQKLLTHKTSAMTQRYAHLRDEGLRRASDLAGDMINKAVVNGDHLKVVED; this is encoded by the coding sequence ATGCCACCTTTAAAAAGAATCAAGACCAATTATCCAGGGGTTTTTTACATCGATGGCGTTTCCACCGCCACCGGCAAACCAGAACGGATTTATTATATCCGCTACCGGAGAGCCGGTAGAGAAGTAGAAGAACCTTGTGGCCGTCAATATCAGGATGACATGACACCGGCCCGAGCCTCTCGTATCCGAGCGGAAAAAATAGATGGTAAGGCACCTTCCCGGCGGGAAAAACGGGAGGCAGAGCGCGCCATCAAGTGGACCCTCGACCGCTTGTGGCAGGAATACATCGGACCCAAGCCCGACACCAAAGGATTTCGGACAGACCGCTATCGCTATCAGAAATTCTTGCAAGCCACCTTGGGACCCAAGGAACCGCAAGAGATCACCATGATCGCAGTTCACCGTCTAAGAATCAATCTCAGCAAGACCTTGAGTGCTAAGACCGTCAAGAATGTGCTGGAATTGCTTGAACGCATTGTCAATTTTGGAACCAAAAAAGGGCTATGTGCTGGCCTGGGGTTCAAGCCGGAGCACCCCCGGATTAATAACCAACGTACTGAGGATTTATCACCGGAGCAGCTTGCAGACCTCCTGAGCGCCATTAATGCAGACCCCGATATACAAGCCGGCAACCTAATGAAGATGGCCCTGGTTACTGGTATGCGGCGGGGTGAACTTCTTAAACTGCAATGGCAGCACATTGACTTCGATAAAGGCTTTATCCATATCATCGATCCCAAAGGTGGCAAAGACCAGACCATTCCTTTGAATCAATCCGCAAGAGATATTCTTGAGAATCACCCCAAGGTTAATGACTCCCCCTTTGTTTTCCCTGGCCGTGGCGGTGGACAAAGAGTTGAGATGAGACGGCCCATTGACCGGATAAGAAAAGCGGCTGGACTACCGGCTGACTTCCGCCCCCTACATGGTTTGAGACACACCTTTGCCTCAATGCTGGCATCATCTGGCGAAGTGGACCTCTATACCCTTCAAAAGTTACTGACCCACAAAACCAGCGCCATGACGCAACGCTATGCACATCTGAGAGACGAAGGACTTAGGCGTGCCTCTGACTTGGCCGGAGACATGATTAATAAAGCCGTCGTGAACGGGGACCATCTTAAGGTGGTAGAGGATTAG
- a CDS encoding DUF3854 domain-containing protein, whose translation MRNLHVDHLADLRKSGLTDETIQAAGIYTVTPGDIGKKLGGNDGGVVSMLCFPYRESHERFKCFYEEGKSGPKYRQKKDTPNHLYFPPGVDLKGDSPLLLVEGEKKALALMQAGYQVVGIGGVWNWCERGQGYERPKESRPIADFDLVNWKRPVTILFDSDGVSNPNVRLAAWRLAREVARRG comes from the coding sequence ATGCGTAACCTTCATGTTGACCATCTGGCGGACCTCCGTAAATCCGGTCTGACCGATGAAACCATCCAGGCCGCTGGTATCTACACCGTCACCCCTGGCGACATTGGCAAGAAATTAGGTGGCAACGATGGCGGGGTCGTTTCGATGCTTTGTTTCCCTTATCGTGAAAGCCATGAGCGCTTTAAATGCTTCTATGAGGAAGGGAAAAGCGGCCCCAAGTACCGGCAAAAAAAAGACACCCCAAACCATCTTTACTTTCCCCCTGGCGTTGACCTGAAAGGCGACTCTCCCCTGCTGCTGGTAGAGGGCGAGAAAAAGGCATTGGCATTGATGCAAGCCGGTTATCAAGTGGTGGGCATTGGTGGGGTCTGGAACTGGTGCGAGCGCGGCCAGGGGTACGAGCGTCCCAAAGAATCCCGCCCCATTGCCGACTTTGACCTCGTGAACTGGAAGCGCCCCGTCACCATTCTTTTCGACTCAGATGGTGTCAGTAACCCTAATGTGCGGCTGGCGGCCTGGCGGTTGGCCCGGGAGGTGGCGAGACGTGGTTAA